From Streptomyces sp. GSL17-111, one genomic window encodes:
- a CDS encoding DUF1876 domain-containing protein, which translates to METIVGMNVEMEFWEDGDKTRASCLMRLQDGTELKAHGRADRYPSDPAQQRVGEEIAAARALRDLSHQLLAKAGHEIESVTHQPAHLTR; encoded by the coding sequence ATGGAGACGATCGTCGGCATGAATGTCGAGATGGAGTTCTGGGAGGACGGCGACAAGACGCGGGCGTCCTGCCTGATGCGGCTGCAGGACGGCACGGAGCTGAAGGCCCACGGCCGTGCCGACCGCTACCCCTCGGACCCGGCCCAGCAGCGGGTCGGTGAGGAGATCGCGGCGGCCCGGGCCCTGCGGGACCTCTCCCACCAGCTCCTGGCCAAGGCCGGCCACGAGATCGAGTCGGTCACGCACCAGCCGGCGCACCTGACGCGCTGA
- a CDS encoding TetR/AcrR family transcriptional regulator — translation MTEKRRRRVPRQVREQQMIDVAIRVFAKRGYHAASVDEIADLAGVSKPMVYLYLDSKENLFVACVRREAQRLAGAFQHAAREKASPDERLRAGLAAFFGFVHEHRDSWVVLHRQASELSERIAAEVSAARRMVMAEVAGLVRDGIAESPNPARLGEDDADFVAHALVGAADSLTDWLENHPDESPERVTLRLMNMAWVGMRNVLGGEVWAPPASAKR, via the coding sequence GTGACGGAGAAACGCAGGCGCCGGGTCCCCCGGCAGGTCCGGGAACAGCAGATGATCGACGTGGCCATCCGGGTGTTCGCCAAACGCGGTTACCACGCCGCCTCGGTGGACGAGATCGCCGACCTCGCCGGGGTCTCGAAGCCGATGGTCTACCTCTACCTGGACTCCAAGGAGAACCTCTTCGTCGCCTGCGTGCGGCGGGAGGCCCAGCGCCTGGCCGGGGCCTTCCAGCACGCGGCCCGCGAGAAGGCGAGCCCCGACGAGCGGCTGCGGGCCGGGCTGGCCGCCTTCTTCGGCTTCGTGCACGAGCACCGGGACAGCTGGGTCGTCCTGCACCGCCAGGCGTCCGAGCTCTCCGAGCGGATCGCCGCCGAGGTCTCCGCCGCCCGGCGGATGGTGATGGCCGAGGTGGCCGGGCTGGTCCGGGACGGCATCGCCGAGAGCCCGAACCCGGCCCGGCTCGGCGAGGACGACGCCGACTTCGTGGCGCACGCGCTGGTGGGCGCCGCCGACTCGCTCACCGACTGGCTGGAGAACCACCCCGACGAGTCCCCCGAGCGCGTCACGCTGCGGCTGATGAACATGGCCTGGGTCGGCATGCGCAACGTGCTCGGGGGAGAGGTGTGGGCGCCCCCCGCGTCAGCGAAGCGGTGA
- a CDS encoding ATP-dependent DNA ligase, which yields MLLADLARTSNAVAAASARSAKVALLADLFRTAEPAEAPVAVTYLAGRLPQRRIGVGWRTLTEAVEAAEAAVPSAAEAAVPSAAATLTVAETDAALGAIAAVAGKGAQGERRRLLGGLLGAATGEEQDFLVRLISGELRQGALDALAVEGLAAAVGVESTRVRRAVMLGGSLGAVAEALLADGPPALDRFRLTVGRPVQPMLAQTARDVDEALTRLGPCAVEEKLDGIRVQVHRDGDHVAVHTRTLDEITDRLPEVVAAARELTCRSAVLDGEVIALDATGRPRPFQDIAGRVGSRTDVATARAALPLSAVFFDLLSVDGRDLLDLPARERHAELSAVVPEPLRVRRLTVSDPADDRERAGARDFTEDVLDRGHEGVVVKALDSPYSAGRRGAAWLKVKPVHTLDLVVLAAEWGHGRRTGTLSNLHLGARRADGTFAMLGKTFKGLTDALLAWQTERLSELAVTHEPWGVRVRPELVVEIALDGVQRSPRYPEGLALRFARVLRYRDDKRPEEADTVAAVRALHGREEPGEA from the coding sequence ATGCTGCTCGCCGACCTCGCCCGGACGTCGAACGCCGTCGCCGCCGCCTCGGCCCGCTCGGCCAAGGTGGCCCTCCTCGCCGACCTCTTCCGCACCGCCGAGCCGGCCGAGGCCCCGGTCGCCGTCACCTATCTGGCCGGACGGCTGCCGCAGCGGCGTATCGGCGTCGGCTGGCGGACGCTGACGGAGGCGGTGGAGGCGGCGGAGGCGGCGGTCCCATCGGCGGCGGAGGCGGCGGTCCCATCGGCGGCGGCGACGCTGACCGTCGCGGAGACGGACGCGGCACTCGGCGCGATCGCGGCCGTCGCCGGGAAGGGCGCACAGGGCGAGCGGCGGCGGCTGCTGGGCGGGCTGCTGGGCGCGGCCACCGGGGAGGAGCAGGACTTCCTCGTCCGGCTCATCTCCGGCGAGCTGCGGCAGGGGGCCCTGGACGCCCTCGCGGTCGAGGGGCTGGCGGCGGCGGTCGGCGTGGAGTCCACGCGGGTGCGGCGGGCGGTGATGCTCGGCGGTTCGCTCGGCGCCGTGGCCGAGGCGCTGCTGGCGGACGGTCCACCGGCGCTGGACCGGTTCCGGCTCACCGTGGGCCGTCCGGTGCAGCCGATGCTCGCGCAGACCGCGCGGGACGTGGACGAGGCGCTGACGCGGCTGGGGCCGTGCGCGGTCGAGGAGAAGCTGGACGGCATCCGCGTGCAGGTGCACCGGGACGGCGACCACGTGGCCGTCCACACCCGCACGCTGGACGAGATCACCGACCGGCTCCCCGAAGTCGTCGCGGCGGCCCGGGAGCTGACGTGCCGCTCGGCGGTGCTGGACGGGGAGGTCATCGCCCTGGACGCGACGGGACGGCCGCGGCCGTTCCAGGACATCGCGGGCCGGGTCGGCTCCCGCACGGACGTGGCCACGGCCCGTGCCGCGCTGCCGCTGTCCGCCGTCTTCTTCGACCTGCTGTCCGTGGACGGCCGCGACCTGCTCGACCTGCCGGCCCGCGAGCGGCACGCGGAACTCTCCGCCGTGGTCCCCGAGCCGCTGCGCGTCCGGCGGCTGACCGTGTCCGATCCGGCCGACGACCGCGAGCGCGCCGGGGCCCGCGACTTCACCGAGGACGTGCTGGACCGGGGGCACGAGGGCGTCGTCGTGAAGGCTCTCGACTCCCCCTACAGCGCCGGGCGGCGCGGTGCGGCGTGGCTGAAGGTGAAGCCCGTGCACACCCTGGACCTCGTGGTGCTCGCCGCCGAGTGGGGCCACGGGCGGCGCACCGGCACCCTCTCCAACCTCCACCTGGGGGCACGCCGCGCCGACGGCACGTTCGCCATGCTCGGCAAGACCTTCAAGGGACTGACGGACGCCCTGCTGGCCTGGCAGACGGAGCGGCTGTCGGAGCTGGCGGTGACGCACGAGCCGTGGGGTGTGCGGGTGCGTCCGGAACTGGTCGTGGAGATCGCCCTCGACGGCGTCCAGCGCTCGCCGCGCTACCCGGAGGGGCTGGCGCTGCGCTTCGCGCGGGTCCTGCGGTACCGGGACGACAAGCGGCCGGAGGAGGCCGACACCGTGGCGGCCGTGCGGGCGCTGCACGGCCGCGAGGAGCCCGGGGAGGCGTGA
- a CDS encoding DUF6227 family protein, whose product MNDTARRPGGPAPGDHLALLIARARNPFEISEPLTDRLATAVRCDVQLRSFRQHRNPPPALRCSTYQYTFTFADHSVLVLWELRHDTEAEGQVTCEVYPDFAALQEAESRVHQRMGGALPDAPAGAGDAARTPARVERSRFCLPAPRRGQHSYTERDSADHARRLLRRAVNPDRPGARTLDLLRTATRHQISRVPQPFGPAGPNAFCSVYEHAFLLADGREVNLYELEHDFTEDRRLVCEVYADAATADRAAERHVTAHGAGGRTGE is encoded by the coding sequence ATGAACGACACGGCGCGGCGCCCGGGCGGGCCGGCGCCGGGCGACCACCTGGCCCTGCTCATAGCCCGCGCACGCAACCCCTTCGAGATCAGCGAACCGCTGACCGACCGGCTGGCCACGGCCGTCCGGTGCGACGTTCAGCTCCGGTCGTTCCGCCAGCACAGGAACCCGCCTCCCGCGCTGCGCTGTTCGACCTACCAGTACACCTTCACCTTCGCCGACCACAGCGTCCTGGTGCTGTGGGAACTGCGCCACGACACCGAGGCGGAAGGGCAGGTGACGTGTGAGGTGTACCCGGACTTCGCCGCCCTCCAGGAGGCGGAGAGCCGCGTGCACCAGCGCATGGGCGGTGCCCTGCCCGACGCGCCCGCCGGGGCGGGGGACGCCGCGCGGACACCGGCCCGCGTCGAAAGGTCCCGGTTCTGCCTGCCCGCTCCCCGCAGGGGGCAGCACAGCTACACCGAGCGCGACTCGGCCGACCACGCCCGGCGGCTGCTGCGCCGGGCCGTCAACCCCGACCGCCCCGGCGCGCGGACGCTGGACCTGCTGAGGACGGCGACCCGTCATCAGATCTCCCGGGTGCCGCAGCCGTTCGGCCCGGCGGGGCCGAACGCGTTCTGCTCGGTCTACGAGCACGCCTTCCTGCTGGCGGACGGGAGGGAGGTGAACCTGTACGAACTCGAGCACGACTTCACCGAGGACCGCCGTCTGGTCTGCGAGGTGTACGCCGACGCCGCGACGGCGGACCGCGCCGCCGAGCGGCATGTGACGGCCCATGGCGCGGGTGGCCGGACCGGGGAATAA
- a CDS encoding DUF2277 domain-containing protein — MCRSIKTLRPPYTEAVTEDDVRAAALQYVRKVSGFRHPAAHNAAAFERAVDEVTAATEELLASLSVRGGAASKNP; from the coding sequence ATGTGCCGAAGCATCAAGACGCTGCGCCCCCCGTACACCGAGGCGGTCACGGAGGACGACGTGCGTGCCGCCGCGCTGCAGTACGTCCGCAAGGTGTCCGGCTTCCGTCATCCCGCCGCGCACAACGCGGCGGCGTTCGAGCGTGCCGTGGACGAGGTGACGGCGGCCACCGAGGAGTTGCTGGCCTCGCTGAGCGTCCGGGGCGGGGCCGCGTCGAAGAATCCCTGA
- a CDS encoding MaoC family dehydratase codes for MTSASRSPLTTRELRTVPALVPLYARAVLPKSGGDGPLPRRELVVTARADDARVRRYAEVCGFPTGGPLPPTYPHLVAFPLAMELMAARDFPYPLLGLVHLANEVECARPLAPGEALTYRVRTGDRVRHPRGAAFRMLAEASDGSAVVWRSTSTYLRRGRPTGEAPGEAPPGVERPDRTERWRLPAATGRAYAAVSGDRNPIHLYPLTARLLGFPRAVAHGMWTKARALAALADVLPDACRVTVDFRSPVLLPAEADFSAAAHGDGHAFAVRSADGTREHLRGRVSPLR; via the coding sequence GTGACCTCCGCCTCCCGATCCCCGCTGACGACCCGCGAACTGCGCACGGTGCCCGCGCTGGTGCCGCTCTACGCCCGTGCCGTGCTGCCCAAGAGCGGCGGGGACGGCCCGCTGCCCCGCCGGGAACTGGTGGTGACCGCCCGGGCGGACGACGCGCGGGTGCGCCGGTACGCGGAGGTGTGCGGCTTTCCCACGGGCGGGCCACTGCCACCGACCTACCCCCACCTGGTGGCCTTCCCCCTCGCCATGGAGCTGATGGCCGCGCGGGACTTCCCGTACCCGCTGCTCGGTCTGGTGCACCTCGCCAACGAGGTCGAGTGCGCGCGTCCGCTCGCCCCCGGGGAGGCGCTCACCTACCGGGTGCGCACCGGCGACCGCGTCCGCCACCCCAGGGGGGCGGCGTTCCGGATGCTCGCCGAGGCTTCGGACGGCTCCGCCGTGGTGTGGCGCTCGACCAGTACCTACCTGCGGCGCGGACGGCCGACCGGGGAGGCGCCGGGTGAGGCGCCGCCGGGCGTCGAACGTCCCGACCGCACCGAGCGCTGGCGGCTGCCCGCCGCGACCGGCCGTGCGTACGCCGCCGTCTCCGGCGACCGCAACCCCATCCATCTGTATCCGCTGACGGCCCGCCTGCTCGGCTTTCCCCGGGCCGTCGCGCACGGCATGTGGACCAAGGCGCGGGCCCTGGCGGCGCTCGCCGACGTCCTGCCGGACGCCTGCCGCGTCACCGTGGACTTCCGCTCCCCCGTCCTGCTGCCCGCCGAGGCCGACTTCAGCGCCGCCGCGCACGGGGACGGCCACGCCTTCGCGGTGCGCTCGGCGGACGGCACGCGGGAGCACCTGCGTGGCCGCGTCTCACCGCTTCGCTGA
- a CDS encoding HIT family protein, with protein sequence MSCLFCAVVAGRTPVHRVFEDEVAVAFLDHRPVFPGHVLVVPREHHETLTDLPPDQIGPYYLRVRRIAGAVERGMPAAGTFVAANNRISQSVPHFHTHVVPRNRKDGLRGFFWPRTRYAEDAEAADVAARLRAALDADGT encoded by the coding sequence ATGAGCTGCCTCTTCTGCGCCGTCGTCGCCGGACGAACCCCCGTGCACCGGGTCTTCGAGGATGAGGTGGCCGTCGCGTTCCTGGACCACCGGCCGGTCTTCCCCGGCCACGTGCTCGTCGTACCGCGCGAGCACCACGAGACGCTGACCGACCTGCCGCCCGATCAGATCGGGCCCTACTACCTGCGGGTGCGCCGGATCGCGGGCGCGGTCGAGCGGGGGATGCCGGCGGCCGGCACGTTCGTCGCGGCCAACAACCGGATCAGCCAGTCCGTGCCGCACTTCCACACCCACGTCGTCCCGCGCAACCGCAAGGACGGACTGCGCGGCTTCTTCTGGCCCCGCACCCGGTACGCGGAGGACGCCGAGGCGGCCGACGTCGCCGCACGGCTGCGCGCGGCCCTCGACGCGGACGGGACGTGA
- a CDS encoding SCP2 sterol-binding domain-containing protein — MAASRDDLAALDFANISPPEFSRLVKGLSGKEIDAMMTGEFRTRVLGAVFARMERQFRPESAGSLRALIRWKITGESDAVYETVIEDGTRTVREGRGEAEPRVSLVMGDAEFLKPVSGNGSPATMFMARRLKVAGDVGMATGLTRLFDIPKA; from the coding sequence ATGGCGGCATCGCGTGACGATCTGGCCGCACTGGACTTCGCGAACATCTCCCCACCGGAGTTCTCCCGGCTGGTGAAGGGGCTCTCCGGCAAGGAGATCGACGCGATGATGACGGGTGAGTTCCGCACCCGCGTCCTCGGCGCGGTCTTCGCCCGCATGGAGCGGCAGTTCCGCCCCGAGAGCGCCGGCTCCCTCCGCGCCCTCATCCGGTGGAAGATCACCGGCGAGAGCGACGCCGTCTACGAGACGGTCATCGAGGACGGCACCCGCACGGTGCGCGAGGGGCGCGGCGAGGCCGAGCCCCGGGTCAGCCTGGTGATGGGCGACGCGGAGTTCCTGAAGCCCGTCTCGGGCAACGGCTCCCCCGCGACGATGTTCATGGCGCGCAGGCTCAAGGTCGCCGGGGACGTGGGCATGGCCACCGGGCTCACCCGCCTCTTCGACATCCCCAAGGCGTGA
- a CDS encoding 3-oxoacyl-ACP reductase, with translation MADRYQRLTASGPGAFVARRLGLPRPEVLRRHEPGAPVAVGPVVLGGADGGRARQPLRKVLDAIGVPVLDPTAEHGGPPGALLFDATGISASADLAALHAFFHPRVRSLAPCGRLVVVGTPPERAGSPGAAAAQRALEGFVRSAGKELRRGATAHLLHVAPGAEDAVESTLRFALSPRSAYVSGQVLLIEEAGGAPVPGDWERPLAGRVALVTGASRGIGAVVAETLARDGAHVVCLDVPGQSGALRAVAARCGGGALELDVTAPEAPGTLAARLRAEHGGVDVVVHNAGITRDRTLGRMDADRWNAVMAVNLTSVERMTEELLAGEAPVLRDGGRVVCTSSISGIAGNVGQTNYAASKAGLIGLVQALAPLTADRGITVNAVAPGFIETRMTAAVPLLIREAGRRMNSLAQGGQPVDVAEAVAFLASPGSAGVNGQVLRVCGQALLGA, from the coding sequence ATGGCCGACCGCTACCAGCGGCTGACCGCCTCCGGGCCGGGGGCGTTCGTCGCCCGCCGGCTCGGGCTGCCGCGTCCGGAGGTCCTGCGGCGGCACGAGCCGGGCGCTCCCGTCGCCGTCGGGCCCGTCGTCCTCGGGGGCGCCGACGGCGGGCGGGCCCGGCAGCCGCTGCGGAAGGTGCTGGACGCGATCGGTGTCCCCGTGCTCGACCCGACGGCGGAGCACGGCGGCCCGCCCGGCGCGCTCCTCTTCGACGCCACCGGCATCAGCGCGAGCGCCGACCTGGCGGCCCTGCACGCCTTCTTCCACCCGCGCGTCCGCTCGCTCGCCCCGTGCGGACGGCTCGTCGTCGTCGGGACGCCCCCGGAGCGGGCCGGTTCGCCGGGCGCCGCGGCGGCCCAGCGCGCCCTGGAGGGCTTCGTGCGCTCGGCGGGCAAGGAGCTGCGGCGCGGCGCGACCGCTCACCTGCTGCACGTCGCGCCGGGGGCCGAGGACGCCGTGGAGTCCACCCTGCGCTTCGCGCTCTCCCCGCGCTCGGCGTACGTCTCCGGGCAGGTGCTCCTGATCGAGGAGGCGGGCGGCGCACCCGTCCCGGGCGACTGGGAGCGGCCGCTCGCCGGGCGGGTGGCCCTGGTGACGGGGGCCTCGCGCGGCATCGGCGCGGTCGTGGCCGAAACGCTCGCCCGCGACGGAGCCCACGTCGTCTGCCTGGACGTCCCAGGACAGAGCGGGGCGCTGCGCGCCGTGGCCGCCCGGTGCGGCGGCGGCGCGCTGGAACTCGACGTCACCGCGCCGGAGGCGCCGGGCACCCTGGCGGCCCGTCTGCGCGCGGAGCACGGCGGGGTGGACGTCGTCGTGCACAACGCGGGCATCACCCGCGACCGGACGCTCGGCCGCATGGACGCCGACCGCTGGAACGCCGTCATGGCCGTCAACCTGACCTCGGTGGAGCGGATGACGGAGGAGCTGCTGGCCGGGGAGGCCCCGGTGCTGCGGGACGGCGGGCGGGTCGTGTGCACGTCGTCCATCTCCGGTATCGCCGGGAACGTCGGGCAGACCAACTACGCGGCGAGCAAGGCCGGGCTGATCGGGCTGGTGCAGGCACTGGCACCGCTCACGGCCGACCGCGGGATCACGGTCAACGCCGTCGCGCCCGGCTTCATCGAGACACGGATGACGGCGGCCGTGCCCCTGCTCATCCGGGAGGCGGGGCGCCGCATGAACAGCCTGGCGCAGGGCGGGCAGCCGGTGGACGTGGCCGAGGCCGTCGCGTTCCTCGCCTCCCCCGGCAGCGCCGGGGTCAACGGGCAGGTGCTGCGCGTGTGCGGCCAGGCCCTGCTGGGAGCGTGA
- a CDS encoding AMP-binding protein, translated as MTSPGRRVAVVGGNRIPFARADGPYATASNQDMLGAALAGLVDRFGLHGEVLGEFVAGAVLKHARDFNLAREVVLGSPLDPRTPAYDVQQACGTGLEAVILVANKIALGQIECGVCGRRRHGERRAPPAGPAKPVSIPTRPREQEPSMGVRKDLKAASGRRDLATRVSVDVIREGGVVREARTSPFATAPAAGSTADIPFTNAREAPDAVVVKRRRGETWHPVTAAEFAREVTGVAKGLVAAGLRPGDRIAVMSRTRYEWALLDFAIWAAGGQSVPVYATSSAHQVAWILEDSGARFAVVENAENQETVLAAARSFGGDPRVWRFDAGAVAELTEAGRDVPDDAVTERRAALTTDTVATVCYTSGTTGRPKGCVLTHGNLHAEANNTVQLLHPVFQAVTGQTASTLLFLPLAHILGRVIQIACMTARIEVGHWPSIKPDELRPELRRFRPTFVVGVPYLFEKIHDTGRATAERMGRGSSFDRADRVAVRYAEAVIDEFLGRGKGPGPGLTLAWALYDLLVYRRVRRELGGRLRYAISGGSPLDRNLNLFFAASRIVVYEGYGLTETTAAATVIPPLGPRPGTVGQPVPGTSVRIADDGEVLIKGSIVFTSYWNNEAATREALDDGWFATGDLGTLDEDGYLTITGRKKDIIVTGGGKNVSPAVLEDRLRSRPPVAQCVVVGDNRPCVGALITLDPEAMEHWLAVRKRPRDTPFAALREDPDLLADVGRAVDYANEAVSRAESIRTFRLVEGEFTEENGLLTPSLKVKRQVVLTRFAEEVDALYA; from the coding sequence ATGACATCTCCCGGACGCCGTGTCGCCGTCGTCGGAGGCAACCGCATCCCCTTCGCCCGGGCGGACGGGCCCTACGCCACCGCGAGCAACCAGGACATGCTCGGCGCCGCGCTCGCCGGGCTGGTGGACCGGTTCGGCCTGCACGGCGAGGTGCTCGGGGAGTTCGTGGCCGGGGCCGTCCTCAAGCACGCCCGCGACTTCAACCTCGCCCGGGAGGTCGTCCTCGGCTCCCCGCTGGACCCCCGCACACCCGCCTACGACGTCCAACAGGCCTGCGGGACGGGGCTGGAGGCCGTCATCCTCGTCGCCAACAAGATCGCGCTCGGCCAGATCGAGTGCGGGGTCTGCGGGCGGCGTCGACACGGCGAGCGACGCGCCCCCCCGGCCGGGCCCGCCAAGCCCGTTTCCATCCCCACCAGACCCCGCGAACAGGAGCCGTCCATGGGAGTACGCAAGGACCTGAAAGCAGCGAGCGGCCGCCGCGACCTGGCCACCCGGGTGTCGGTCGACGTCATCCGCGAGGGGGGCGTCGTGCGGGAGGCGCGCACGTCCCCCTTCGCCACCGCGCCGGCCGCCGGGAGCACGGCCGACATCCCCTTCACCAACGCCCGTGAGGCGCCCGACGCCGTCGTGGTCAAGCGCAGGCGGGGGGAGACCTGGCACCCTGTCACCGCCGCCGAGTTCGCCCGGGAGGTGACCGGCGTGGCCAAGGGGCTCGTCGCGGCCGGACTGCGCCCCGGCGACCGGATCGCGGTCATGTCCCGGACCCGTTACGAGTGGGCCCTCCTCGACTTCGCGATCTGGGCGGCCGGCGGGCAGAGCGTGCCCGTCTACGCGACCTCCTCCGCGCACCAGGTCGCCTGGATCCTGGAGGACTCCGGCGCCCGGTTCGCCGTCGTGGAGAACGCCGAGAACCAGGAGACCGTCCTGGCGGCCGCCCGCTCGTTCGGCGGCGACCCGCGCGTGTGGCGGTTCGACGCGGGGGCGGTCGCCGAACTCACCGAGGCCGGCCGGGACGTCCCCGACGACGCCGTCACCGAGCGCCGGGCCGCCCTGACCACCGACACGGTCGCCACCGTGTGCTACACCTCCGGCACCACGGGCCGTCCCAAGGGGTGCGTCCTCACCCACGGCAACCTGCACGCCGAGGCGAACAACACCGTCCAGCTCCTGCATCCGGTCTTCCAGGCCGTCACCGGCCAGACGGCGTCGACCCTGCTGTTCCTGCCGCTCGCCCACATCCTCGGCCGGGTCATCCAGATCGCCTGCATGACGGCGCGCATCGAGGTGGGCCACTGGCCGAGCATCAAGCCGGACGAACTGCGGCCCGAACTGCGCCGGTTCCGCCCCACGTTCGTCGTCGGCGTCCCCTACCTGTTCGAGAAGATCCATGACACCGGGCGGGCGACGGCCGAGCGGATGGGGCGCGGCTCCTCCTTCGACCGCGCCGACCGCGTCGCCGTGCGGTACGCCGAGGCGGTCATCGACGAGTTCCTCGGCCGGGGCAAGGGCCCCGGGCCCGGCCTCACCCTCGCCTGGGCGCTCTACGACCTGCTCGTCTACCGGCGCGTGCGCAGGGAACTGGGCGGCCGGCTGCGGTACGCGATCAGCGGCGGCTCACCCCTGGACCGCAACCTGAACCTCTTCTTCGCCGCCAGCCGCATCGTCGTCTACGAGGGCTACGGCCTCACCGAGACGACCGCCGCCGCCACCGTCATCCCGCCGCTCGGGCCGCGACCCGGCACCGTCGGCCAGCCCGTCCCCGGCACCAGCGTCCGCATCGCCGACGACGGCGAGGTGCTGATCAAGGGGAGCATCGTCTTCACGTCCTACTGGAACAACGAGGCCGCCACCCGCGAGGCCCTGGACGACGGCTGGTTTGCCACCGGGGACCTGGGCACCCTCGACGAGGACGGCTACCTCACCATCACCGGCCGCAAGAAGGACATCATCGTCACCGGCGGTGGCAAGAACGTCTCCCCGGCCGTGCTGGAGGACCGGCTGCGCAGCCGCCCGCCGGTGGCGCAGTGCGTGGTCGTCGGGGACAACCGGCCGTGCGTCGGCGCGCTCATCACCCTCGACCCCGAGGCCATGGAGCACTGGCTGGCCGTCCGCAAGCGGCCCCGGGACACCCCCTTCGCCGCCCTGCGCGAGGACCCCGATCTCCTCGCCGACGTCGGCAGAGCCGTGGACTACGCCAACGAGGCCGTCTCCCGGGCGGAGTCCATCCGCACCTTCCGGCTGGTGGAGGGCGAGTTCACCGAGGAGAACGGGCTGCTGACGCCGTCGCTGAAGGTCAAGCGGCAGGTCGTCCTCACCCGCTTCGCCGAGGAGGTCGACGCCCTCTACGCCTGA
- a CDS encoding glycine hydroxymethyltransferase translates to MAQPTAHPTPSDGSHAARPTPESVAYRSALEVIRGVEPRVADAIGAEITDQRASLKLIASENYASPAVLLTMGNWFSDKYAEGTVGRRFYAGCRNVDTVEALAAEHARELFGARHAYVQPHSGIDANLVAFWSVLARRVEVPALAEAGAGHVNDLSEEDWGRLRRALGNQRMLGMSLDAGGHLTHGFRPNISGKMFEQRSYGTDPATGLLDYDAVAAAAREFRPLVLIAGYSAYPRLVNFRLMREIADEVGATLMVDMAHFAGLVAGKVLTGDFDPVPHAAVVTTTTHKSLRGPRGGMVLCDDSLAEQVDRGCPMVLGGPLPHVMAAKAVALAEARRPEFRDYAQRVVDNARTLAEGLRRRGGRLVTGGTDNHLVLLDVSGYGLSGRQAEAALLDAGIVTNRNAIPQDPNGAWYTSGVRMGTPALTTRGFGAAEMDEVADLTHTVLSRTTAGTTPSGAPSKARHVLADGVADEVRSRSADLLGKHPLYPGVDLG, encoded by the coding sequence GTGGCCCAGCCGACCGCGCACCCCACCCCGTCCGACGGCTCCCACGCCGCCCGGCCGACGCCGGAGTCCGTCGCCTACCGCAGCGCGCTGGAGGTCATCCGGGGCGTCGAACCCCGGGTCGCCGACGCGATCGGTGCCGAGATCACCGACCAGCGCGCCTCGTTGAAGCTCATCGCGAGCGAGAACTACGCCTCGCCCGCCGTCCTGCTCACCATGGGGAACTGGTTCAGCGACAAGTACGCCGAGGGCACCGTCGGGCGCCGCTTCTACGCGGGCTGCCGCAACGTGGACACCGTCGAGGCGCTGGCCGCCGAGCACGCCCGGGAGCTGTTCGGCGCCCGGCACGCCTACGTCCAGCCGCACTCCGGCATCGACGCCAACCTCGTGGCCTTCTGGTCCGTGCTCGCCCGGCGGGTCGAGGTGCCGGCGCTGGCCGAGGCCGGGGCGGGCCACGTGAACGACCTGAGCGAGGAGGACTGGGGGCGGCTGCGGCGCGCGCTGGGCAACCAGCGGATGCTCGGGATGTCGCTGGACGCCGGCGGCCACCTCACCCACGGCTTCCGGCCCAACATCTCGGGCAAGATGTTCGAGCAGCGCAGCTACGGGACCGACCCGGCGACCGGCCTGCTGGACTACGACGCCGTGGCCGCCGCCGCGCGGGAGTTCCGTCCACTCGTCCTCATCGCCGGGTACTCCGCCTACCCCCGGCTGGTGAACTTCCGCCTGATGCGGGAGATCGCCGACGAGGTCGGGGCGACCCTCATGGTGGACATGGCGCACTTCGCCGGACTCGTCGCGGGCAAGGTCCTCACCGGCGACTTCGACCCGGTGCCGCACGCCGCCGTCGTCACCACCACGACCCACAAGTCGCTGCGCGGGCCGCGCGGCGGCATGGTGCTGTGCGACGACTCCCTGGCCGAGCAGGTCGACCGGGGCTGCCCGATGGTGCTGGGCGGTCCGCTGCCGCACGTCATGGCCGCCAAGGCGGTCGCACTCGCCGAGGCGCGGCGGCCGGAGTTCCGCGACTACGCCCAGCGCGTCGTGGACAACGCCCGGACCCTGGCCGAGGGCCTGCGCAGGCGGGGCGGCCGGCTGGTCACCGGCGGCACCGACAACCACCTGGTGCTGCTCGACGTCTCCGGGTACGGGCTGAGCGGCCGGCAGGCCGAGGCGGCCCTGCTGGACGCCGGCATCGTCACCAACCGCAACGCGATCCCGCAGGACCCCAACGGGGCCTGGTACACCTCCGGCGTGCGGATGGGCACACCGGCGCTGACGACACGCGGCTTCGGGGCGGCGGAGATGGACGAGGTGGCCGACCTGACGCACACCGTGCTGAGCCGCACGACGGCGGGCACCACCCCCTCCGGCGCGCCGTCCAAGGCCCGCCACGTGCTGGCAGACGGCGTCGCCGATGAGGTCCGCAGCCGCTCCGCCGACCTGCTCGGCAAGCACCCGCTGTACCCGGGCGTCGACCTGGGCTGA